In Leptolyngbya sp. O-77, the genomic window ATAGTCGTACATGCCGCAGGTCAGCATGACGCTGATCACGTCCTGCACGTAATGCTCATCGATCGCGCGATCGCCCGTGATTGGGTTCACGCCGCCGTTGGCCAGCGTAGCCGACATCATCGCCAGATCGCGAGCGCTCACCAAGATGGAACACTGCTGAAAGTACAAATCAAGCGTTTCATCAATGCGGTCGGTCACCATGCCAAAGTTCAGCATCAGGTAGGAAATCGCCCGATTGCGGTGTCCGGTTGCTTTTTCCGACAAAAACACGGGCACGTTGATGTCGATTTCTTTGCGCCCGGTGTAGCGCAGGAACATATCCAGGATGCGCTTGAGCCGATCGGTGGCGCTGTTTCCTTTGATCAGGTCAGTGGTGGCGATCGCCCCGGCATTCACCATCGGGTTATAGGGTCGATTCGTCTTTTCGTCCAGCACAATAGCATTAAACGCCTCACCCGTCGGCTCCACGCTCACCTTGCTGTTGACATACTCCCGGCCGTGATCTTCCAGCGCCAGACCATAGACAAACGCCTTGGAGATGGACTGAATCGTAAACACCTGGTCGCAGTCGCCCACATCAAACACGCGCCCGTCCGTTGTGACGACACAGATGCCAAACCACTCCGGTCTAGCCTGGGTCAGTTCTGGGATATAGTCCGCAACCTTTCCGGTGTTGAGAGGCTTGTATTTTGCGTGCAAATCGCTCAGATAAGCCCGAAACGGCGATGCCACAGCCTGAATCGAGTTCGCCAGCGATTTCAAGTCTCCGATATCCACCATAGTTGCCTCAACATAGTTGCCTCAAACAGTGACCTTAAACAAACTTAGGGGCAAATCTGGACATGAGGGGGCAAGTCTTAAATGAAGAATGAACATAGAGGCGATTCGTCTGGTATCCGCTATTTAGATAGGGTTTGCGGATTTACCGCAACACAGAATCTACGCGCTAATCCGTGTCCCGGATCTGCTGCGCCAATCGCTGAAATTCCTGGCTGACTGGATGATCTGGGAACTTCATGCAAAACACGCCCTCGCTGGCAAGCTGCACCACATCTTCAGACAACGGAAAGATGCCCGCCACCGGGGCATCGTAGGTTTCTTCGATCTTTCGCTTCAGCGCTTCAAAGTTGAGGCGGCTATGCACCTTGTTAATCGCCAGCAGCATCTTGCGGACGCGCAACTGCCGTGCCACGTCCACAGCCACCGCCGTACCCTGATAGTCTTGCTTATCTGGGCGCAGCAGCAGAATCAGCACATGGGAGATGGCGATCGACAGAAAAGTTTCCTTAGACAGCCCCGGATGTGTGTCGATAAACAGATAGTCGAGTTGGAGGTTTTTGACCAGGGTGCGGAAGCCGTCATTGAGTAGCTTCACGTCATAGCCTTCCTTAAGGATGCGGGCGATGTCGTCTGCTTTGACGCTAGAGGGCACCAGCAGCACCTTCCCTTCGCCAAACAACCCTGCGTTGGCGCTTACGTCGTAGGCAGCTTCCTCAATGGGCGCTTCTCCCCAGAGGTAGCTGTTGAGTGTCCTCGTCATAGCGTCGGGTTCCAGGCTGAAGATGTTGTGAATGCCCGGAGAGGGTACGTCGGTATCTACCACACCCACTCGGTTCCCCTGCGTCGCCAGCGCGGCTGCCAGATTCGCCGTGAAGTTGGATTTACCAGTACCACCCCGATAGGAGTGGATTGAGACGACTTTAGGCATTGGAGGCTTGTGAAAGCATACAACTCTCAGTAGATAAAAGTCCTGTCAAACAAGGTGTATCGTTCCATACAAATATGCTTTAATTTCAGATTTTTTCTTTTGTTTCAGCCCTGTTTTAGCTAAGAATATCAATCCTTTTACCGTTTTTCACGGGTCTTGACTGAGTTTGTTGCCCTTTATGCCCTTTATGCCATTTAGTAAAACAGGACACAAATTCCAAAGAAATAATTAACAAATACGGGGATCGCTCTGAATTCCTGGCAGGATTAATTCAAGTTCAAATGAGGTCAGCCAAATAAAGACCTTAACCATAAACTATTGCTATCAATAGCAATAAGCGCCAAGGCCAGATGTGGTACTTGGCGCTTTTTAAGTTTTATGCACCTATTTTATGCACCTATTTTTATCCGCTCTATAAGCCTGCTGAGAAGTTTGCCTGAGGGAAATTAGTAGGCAAGCGTTTCCAGCGTTTCTCGCAGGTAGCGGCGAACACGCTGGTCTAGGGGTAGGGTGCTGAGTTCGCCTGCTGCTGGGTCGTCCGCTGCGGTTTCAGCCGCTAAATGTTCGCCGCTGCGCTCAAGTTGCCAGCGCTGGAAGCCGGAGCTAGAGGCGATCGCCTGCTTTAGGCTTTCCCAAATGGTTTCGTCATTTGAGACTGAATGATTTGGCAGCGAGTTGGAAGGTGTGGATGAGCTGGTCATAGGATCTCAGTAATGCCTCAAACGTTAGATCAGCAATCAATCAACCGAGCAGAACACAGCGAACCGTCAAGAGACTTAATCTCAAAGATACAAAGCTAGAGAGAGAAAGCTGGGTAGGCTGCCATGCAAACGCATCCAAAAGCAGCACAAGGGTTCAGGCTTAAACCTGTTCCTTTTCTCACCATAGCGTACTCTTTGGGGCGAGTTGTGCTTTGAAGCACGGTCGCTGTGCCGGATCAAGCCTCGACCCGCCCAAATTTTAAGTCTTTACTCAAATCTTGCAGCAGCCTGCGGCTTCTTTACGGGTTCTCGGCGGGCGGACGCTCTGGCGACTCGAATTCGGACGCTGCATCGTCAGTCAGGCTGACATCGGTCAGCGGATCGGGTAGCTCACGCAATAGCTCGGCATCTACCGCTTCCAGGGCCTCTGCGACTAGCGCTTCTACGTTTAAGTCGAGCGTGTCTGCGGAGATGGGGTCTGAGGGTTCCTCCAGGGAATTTTGCTCAGGGGCGATCGCCCCCTCGGTGGTTTTACCTGCTGGC contains:
- the glsA gene encoding glutaminase A, with protein sequence MVDIGDLKSLANSIQAVASPFRAYLSDLHAKYKPLNTGKVADYIPELTQARPEWFGICVVTTDGRVFDVGDCDQVFTIQSISKAFVYGLALEDHGREYVNSKVSVEPTGEAFNAIVLDEKTNRPYNPMVNAGAIATTDLIKGNSATDRLKRILDMFLRYTGRKEIDINVPVFLSEKATGHRNRAISYLMLNFGMVTDRIDETLDLYFQQCSILVSARDLAMMSATLANGGVNPITGDRAIDEHYVQDVISVMLTCGMYDYSGEWAYRVGMPAKSGVGGGITAVVPGKLGIGTFSPLLDEKGNSVRGIKACEDLSRDFGLHLFNVAKAERDLYDWIESRDVPDGW
- a CDS encoding MinD/ParA family protein, with the protein product MPKVVSIHSYRGGTGKSNFTANLAAALATQGNRVGVVDTDVPSPGIHNIFSLEPDAMTRTLNSYLWGEAPIEEAAYDVSANAGLFGEGKVLLVPSSVKADDIARILKEGYDVKLLNDGFRTLVKNLQLDYLFIDTHPGLSKETFLSIAISHVLILLLRPDKQDYQGTAVAVDVARQLRVRKMLLAINKVHSRLNFEALKRKIEETYDAPVAGIFPLSEDVVQLASEGVFCMKFPDHPVSQEFQRLAQQIRDTD